A window of Chrysoperla carnea chromosome 3, inChrCarn1.1, whole genome shotgun sequence genomic DNA:
TAATTCCAATGTCATATGTCATTATTCTTCTAACAATATTAAGTGTGgtagtgaaatttaaaaaataaataaaaataaaacaataaaaaaaaattacaaatttatagtcaagattatttattattataatatttacattcattAATGGTGATTTACCATTGATAACcctgaaaaataaagtttaaacacTAATACCTAATAATAACCATTTATTTTGGATTAAGGTCGATCGAATATTAAGGCAATTaaatgtatagataaaaatttaaatttttgatgcggttttttgaaaaaaatctgatGAAGGGTTTTTGATGTAATTAACAAATGTTGAATGAATGCATTTTTGATAATATGGTacagtaaaaaatgttacaaaaatcggctaatcaaggaaaataaaagaaaccgctcacattttgctaaaacctcttGGAtcgtgtttcttaggtgtcaaatatcattagtaacgcatgagttagtggcgcaaatgttaataaacaatatctacttgttaataaacaataaattgttaatttaattttcacttaaaaaattagtaattaggcaactaatatgacgtaaatgttaagtgtttgtcaaactATTATACGAAATTCAAGTGGCCTGTTTATTAtctttgtaagtcaactttaacattaactgTTCCACCTTAtagattaaaaactaaaaaactgacGAAGaactttctaaatattttaattaaaagttatttactatttttagtaattaaggACGTtcctaaaaaataaagttttcttagAATCATCTTTTCGCTTCCTCACTTACCCACTGATCAATTGATGCTAATTTTAGGAAATGGTCCATTGAATTAAATTAGTAGTTGTGGCTTATTGACCAAGTGTGACCACGTGTGTGGTAGAAACAAATTATGCTTTTAATTGGTCTTTTTGTTGGAATTTTAACTTGATACTGGggtttttctgaaaaaaaattgtttgccgTAATTAAGATTGTTGTCTTACCATGAGCATAGTGtaagaaaattctaattttttaaaatacttattaaggatattagaatacaattaccatcaaaattgaagtcGACTGACGTCTCTAAATcgagataaacttaattaaagttaggagaaatattcaaaaaactaactgaacattgatGTATTcgttttgagttaaaaaaagaaaaacaaaaattattgaacgttttttgagatatgataacgcaaaattaaacagttttattgttgaaaagaaacaattaaagTTAGAGTATTGTGAATGTAAGAGAAATAACTATATTAGCTGAATTTTAAATGACTCATCGAATATAGTTCACagagtgtcttttttaagttgactttTCACAGAGtgtcttttttaaagtttaagctTCAAACTCGAAAAATGacttctatcgataaatatgcTTTAAGCGAAAAAAGTTGGATGTGTAGGTGCACATCTTACGCAAACATTAAACTTGATTTAcctttcaagctcaatgaaaagctcattctactccataactggtaatcgataaatgaacactttatattagaaagttgcccgaaacatttttctgcaaaccgtacagtttaagcAAAAacagactgaaaagttttacccaaaattgttttttcatgcaaaacttttaatttcgtataattgtttttgtgaaatttaagCATTCTGCGAAAAAAAACATTCCAATAAATCTAATAACAAATCTTATATTATTTCACTATAAGCTTATATACTCTTACCCCGAATATATGGACAATATTGTGGCAAGACAACagccttaataaataaataaaaaaaacacaaatttcgAACACATGGGCatgatttattataatcataataatatatataatacacgtttaaacattaaaattatgaaaaaaaaaaattaaattatagaagtcttttttttaatggttcaaATATTTGGCATATGTTCGATGCACATAAGCGCTACTGTGATAGCGATAAAACTTCGCATTTGATCTCGAATCAATATTAGTCCTGAATTGGTAATTTAAGTTATCTGCACGTCCCTTACTTGTATAGACTCGGAAAGCACGTTCCGCCCATTCTTGTGCGCGTGGTATTTCTGCAATAAGCCCTCTTTGTCGTTTATTCAAATAATCGATCACGTCATCATAGTATTTGTGTCTGTAGTCGTAAAGGTAACTGTAATTCAAGAATTTTGGcctgaaacgaaaaaaaataattattgaaaaacgcaGTGTTTGGGTGTTCTTATTTTTTGGGACGAGGCGGGATTTTGGGACAAATGTATTCGATATAATAATCAATCAGtagaattttagttttattggtATGAGTGCAGCTTGTAAAACGTTCTTATAAACGATTTGTTAATTCCAAAACATTCCTAGCGCAGGATCCgcgttagctaagcaaattcctTCTTGGCAGATgagaattcttgaaaaattaaaaaatcgaatattgcatatTCGATTCATAACACATA
This region includes:
- the LOC123294782 gene encoding flightin, coding for MADDDPWVIEDPEEAARAEADAAEAAVEVAAVEGAKAAAAAEPAKEEELPPTRPPAPRDPNKLVLCRHWVRPKFLNYSYLYDYRHKYYDDVIDYLNKRQRGLIAEIPRAQEWAERAFRVYTSKGRADNLNYQFRTNIDSRSNAKFYRYHSSAYVHRTYAKYLNH